One window of the Methanomassiliicoccaceae archaeon DOK genome contains the following:
- the folP gene encoding dihydropteroate synthase, producing MGILNVTPDSFSDGGMWTDVDVAVSHALDMVDQGASIIDVGAESTRPGSSPVGADEEMRRLRPVLEALLPVVDVPVSVDTMKTEVAEMCVAMGADIVNDVNGLRAPGMAELCASAGVCAIIMHMPVPEDMGAVHSSEMGDGFAEDIRGELRSLTESAVERGMDRDMIVLDPGIGFGKTPEQNMWLLSHSSYFSDGLPVLSASSRKRFLSVMYPGMDRDEASARAALVAAESGADIVRVHNVAATAEMLRGLNRRSGRQRR from the coding sequence ATGGGGATACTCAACGTAACCCCAGACTCATTCTCCGACGGCGGCATGTGGACGGATGTCGACGTCGCCGTCTCGCATGCGCTGGACATGGTCGACCAGGGCGCATCCATAATCGACGTTGGGGCGGAGTCCACCCGTCCCGGCTCCAGCCCAGTGGGCGCGGACGAGGAGATGCGCAGGCTGAGGCCCGTCCTGGAGGCGCTGCTTCCGGTCGTCGACGTGCCGGTTTCCGTGGACACGATGAAGACCGAGGTGGCCGAGATGTGCGTCGCCATGGGTGCGGACATCGTCAACGACGTCAACGGGCTCCGTGCCCCCGGCATGGCGGAGTTGTGTGCATCTGCGGGTGTCTGCGCGATAATCATGCACATGCCCGTGCCCGAGGACATGGGCGCGGTCCACTCCTCAGAGATGGGCGACGGCTTCGCCGAGGACATCCGCGGTGAGCTCAGGTCCCTGACGGAATCGGCCGTGGAGCGTGGGATGGACCGCGACATGATAGTCCTCGATCCCGGGATAGGCTTCGGGAAGACCCCGGAGCAGAACATGTGGCTCCTCTCGCACAGCTCATACTTCTCAGACGGCCTGCCGGTGCTGTCCGCGTCGTCCCGCAAGAGGTTCCTCTCCGTGATGTATCCGGGAATGGACAGGGACGAGGCCTCGGCGAGGGCCGCGCTGGTCGCGGCGGAGTCAGGCGCCGACATCGTGAGGGTCCACAACGTCGCGGCAACCGCGGAGATGCTGAGGGGACTCAATAGGCGATCAGGCCGGCAACGACGATGA
- a CDS encoding DUF2116 family Zn-ribbon domain-containing protein: protein MAAGIRLPEHSHCKFCGDPTPFGEEYCDDECRRGEAERVAKERRRDLMFYASAGVAIIVIVVAGLIAY, encoded by the coding sequence ATGGCAGCAGGCATCAGATTGCCGGAACACTCGCACTGCAAGTTCTGTGGGGACCCCACCCCGTTCGGCGAAGAGTACTGTGACGATGAGTGCAGGAGAGGAGAGGCCGAACGCGTCGCGAAGGAGAGGCGCAGGGATCTCATGTTCTACGCAAGCGCCGGAGTGGCCATCATCGTCATCGTCGTTGCCGGCCTGATCGCCTATTGA
- a CDS encoding SIS domain-containing protein, with the protein MEQILVSCRSAVGSVSTSCRDDLIDGIQKSRKVFIYGSGRSGLVGQLFAVRLVQLGLDVHFVGEMTTPIIGKEDLTVLISYTGRTSSVVQTAQIAKRIGSRIICVTGTPGSPLTSVSDVSVVLDVPQGDEVRRVAPLGTIFEDATLLFFDCVVSELMRRTGNSEEDMRNRHAIWV; encoded by the coding sequence CTGGAGCAGATCCTCGTCAGCTGCCGTTCCGCCGTGGGGTCCGTCAGCACTTCCTGTCGCGACGACCTCATAGACGGCATCCAGAAAAGCCGCAAGGTGTTCATATACGGCTCCGGAAGGTCCGGACTGGTCGGACAGCTGTTCGCCGTCCGTCTGGTCCAGCTGGGGCTAGATGTCCACTTCGTCGGCGAGATGACCACCCCGATCATCGGGAAGGAGGACCTCACCGTCCTGATCTCCTACACGGGAAGGACGTCGTCTGTGGTCCAGACCGCCCAGATCGCCAAGAGGATAGGCTCCCGCATAATCTGCGTGACCGGAACCCCGGGAAGCCCGCTCACCAGCGTCTCGGACGTGTCCGTCGTCCTGGACGTCCCTCAAGGAGATGAGGTCCGCAGGGTAGCCCCCCTCGGAACCATTTTCGAGGATGCAACACTCCTCTTCTTCGACTGCGTCGTCAGCGAACTCATGCGCCGCACCGGCAACAGCGAGGAGGACATGAGGAACAGGCACGCAATCTGGGTCTGA
- a CDS encoding TIM barrel protein, with protein MIRFGPAGIPLSCKGRTLEDGIEDVHNLSLGALEIQLVRAGAYTRPPEDEEVGMTIKDIEEDFVIEILRDGESVCDPDEPIEEDDDLVYMPSGVASTFGDLYPIGEMAKRLDVNMSIHTPYYMDLGSDDELCMECMNSIRYAGLIMNALDGDIVVTSLGLYDGKRDPEDIEDHIYGNVADLMDWWHGNGLKPRLGIEITGQQDVFGSLDQVLDICEQIDGLTPVINFSHLHSRTNGSLIEMDDFLNVLEMVEPMSDGRIHTAFAGVDYLDGNERRLTPIKKGDLKFEPFAEALIEMKPNCTVISTSPLLEHDAVYMRVIHERVLSKKVAKDLKEKRKAEASAAAATGE; from the coding sequence ATGATAAGGTTCGGTCCCGCAGGAATCCCTCTGTCATGCAAAGGTCGTACCCTCGAGGACGGCATCGAAGACGTCCACAACCTCAGCCTCGGAGCGCTGGAGATCCAGCTCGTCCGCGCCGGCGCCTACACCAGGCCCCCTGAGGACGAGGAGGTCGGGATGACCATCAAGGACATCGAGGAGGACTTCGTGATCGAGATCCTCAGGGACGGGGAGTCCGTCTGCGACCCCGACGAGCCCATCGAGGAGGACGACGACCTCGTGTACATGCCGTCCGGAGTGGCGTCCACGTTCGGGGACCTGTACCCCATCGGGGAGATGGCCAAGAGGCTGGACGTGAACATGTCCATCCACACCCCGTACTACATGGACCTGGGATCGGACGACGAGCTCTGCATGGAGTGCATGAACAGCATCAGGTACGCCGGCCTCATCATGAACGCCCTCGACGGCGACATCGTCGTGACCAGCCTCGGCCTGTACGACGGCAAGCGCGACCCCGAGGACATCGAGGACCACATCTACGGCAACGTGGCCGACCTCATGGACTGGTGGCACGGCAACGGCCTCAAGCCCAGGCTCGGCATCGAGATCACCGGGCAGCAGGATGTCTTCGGATCCCTGGACCAGGTCCTGGACATCTGCGAGCAGATCGACGGCCTCACACCCGTCATCAACTTCTCCCATCTGCACTCCCGCACCAACGGCTCCCTCATCGAGATGGACGACTTCCTGAACGTCCTGGAGATGGTCGAGCCCATGAGCGACGGCAGGATCCACACCGCGTTCGCCGGCGTGGACTACCTCGACGGCAACGAGAGGAGGCTCACCCCGATCAAGAAAGGGGACCTCAAGTTCGAGCCCTTCGCGGAGGCTCTGATCGAGATGAAGCCCAACTGCACCGTCATCTCCACGTCCCCGCTCTTGGAGCACGACGCCGTCTACATGAGGGTCATCCACGAGAGGGTCCTGAGCAAGAAGGTCGCCAAGGACCTCAAGGAGAAGAGGAAGGCCGAGGCCAGCGCCGCGGCCGCCACCGGTGAGTGA
- a CDS encoding 50S ribosomal protein L18e — MKSCKTNPQLIATIDTLKAKTRETEAAIWRDIALRLEKPKRNWAEANLSKLERYAQDGETIVVPGKVLAAGNISKKITVAAYDFSDAAAKAIVAAGGKTLTLEELAESNPKGTGVRIMR; from the coding sequence ATGAAGAGCTGCAAGACAAATCCCCAGCTCATCGCCACCATCGACACGCTGAAGGCGAAGACTAGGGAGACAGAAGCTGCCATCTGGCGAGACATCGCGCTTAGGCTCGAGAAACCCAAGAGGAACTGGGCCGAAGCGAATCTCAGCAAACTGGAGAGGTACGCACAGGACGGGGAGACCATCGTCGTCCCCGGGAAAGTCCTCGCCGCAGGCAACATCAGCAAGAAGATCACAGTCGCCGCGTACGACTTCTCGGACGCTGCCGCCAAGGCCATCGTCGCCGCAGGCGGAAAGACGCTCACACTCGAGGAGCTGGCTGAGTCCAACCCCAAGGGAACCGGCGTCAGGATCATGAGGTGA
- the rplM gene encoding 50S ribosomal protein L13, with the protein MVTVIDGRNLIHGRLASVVAERIMDGEEIVVLNAEAIVITGVKEQVFADFKAKVDRGDTTKRKGPFYPRRADLLFKRCVRGMIPWTTTSGRDAYRRLHVFVGTPKQFQDCEKERPEEACRKITGKYTTLGAVSKFLGSNVR; encoded by the coding sequence ATGGTTACTGTTATCGACGGAAGGAACCTGATCCACGGAAGGCTGGCCAGCGTGGTCGCCGAGAGGATCATGGATGGAGAGGAGATCGTTGTCCTCAACGCCGAGGCCATCGTCATCACCGGTGTCAAGGAGCAGGTCTTCGCCGACTTCAAGGCGAAGGTCGACCGCGGAGACACCACCAAGAGGAAGGGACCCTTCTACCCCCGCAGGGCGGACCTCCTGTTCAAGAGGTGCGTCAGGGGAATGATCCCTTGGACCACCACCTCCGGAAGGGACGCCTACAGGAGACTCCACGTCTTCGTCGGCACCCCCAAGCAGTTCCAGGACTGCGAGAAGGAGAGGCCCGAGGAGGCCTGCAGGAAGATCACCGGCAAATACACGACCCTGGGAGCCGTATCCAAATTCCTGGGTTCCAACGTGAGATGA
- a CDS encoding 30S ribosomal protein S9, which translates to MVECVNTSGKRKTAIARATVKEGSGRVTINKVPIEVFTPELARLKIEEPLGLVPEKAEKVDIAVTVNGGGVMGQAAAARTAIARGLVEFYKDEELEAIFRAYDRTLIINDDRRKLPKNPLGPGARAKKQKSYR; encoded by the coding sequence ATGGTTGAGTGCGTGAACACAAGCGGAAAGAGGAAGACCGCCATCGCCAGAGCCACCGTCAAAGAGGGCTCCGGAAGGGTGACCATCAACAAGGTCCCCATCGAGGTCTTCACACCCGAGCTGGCTAGGCTCAAGATCGAGGAGCCTCTGGGACTCGTTCCCGAGAAGGCCGAGAAGGTCGACATCGCCGTCACCGTCAACGGCGGAGGCGTCATGGGACAGGCTGCTGCCGCCAGGACCGCCATCGCCAGGGGACTCGTGGAGTTCTACAAGGACGAGGAGCTCGAGGCCATCTTCAGGGCCTACGACAGGACCCTCATCATCAACGATGACAGGCGCAAGCTCCCCAAGAACCCGCTCGGACCCGGTGCCCGTGCCAAGAAGCAGAAGTCCTACCGTTGA
- a CDS encoding DNA-directed RNA polymerase subunit N: MIIPVRCFTCGRVVGSAYPEYVKRVSMGEDPKAVLDDLGFERYCCRRMIVSHADLIGEIAPLG; the protein is encoded by the coding sequence ATGATAATTCCTGTGAGATGCTTCACTTGCGGAAGGGTCGTCGGTTCGGCGTATCCCGAGTATGTGAAACGCGTGAGCATGGGCGAGGATCCTAAAGCGGTTCTCGACGACCTCGGATTCGAGAGGTACTGCTGCCGCAGGATGATCGTTTCCCACGCCGACCTCATCGGAGAGATTGCTCCGCTCGGATGA
- a CDS encoding tyrosine-type recombinase/integrase: MNFRDGIDGFIDAQTGFWNEATSEERRCKLGTIATRMEKLHSDGKISTLEADKMTRRDIQEFLKSMRDSRLETSTMKKYLQLVDQYLQHFENYSAMRVRSNAGLSVPLKGIEHLSKEEALTVMNYIDGLPGWNGSIVRGMIYLAYQTMARPSEIRLAKVNDLDIYGRRFRITNPKGNGRYADSEWVQLLFEGSVDTLIRYLEERERYLRRNNIESDWLFPRLYKGDVGTYTLKSVNAKMRKVSEATGIQFTLKTWRATVATWFCEYDSDLLQNVSDELRHKCAKTTDMFYARVRKASSGKTLTKYSAAIDVSRNRSMAHRRTWRGHL, translated from the coding sequence ATGAACTTCAGAGACGGGATCGATGGGTTTATCGATGCCCAGACCGGCTTCTGGAACGAGGCCACATCAGAGGAGCGCAGATGCAAACTGGGCACCATAGCGACGAGAATGGAGAAGCTGCACTCCGACGGCAAGATCAGCACACTGGAAGCCGACAAGATGACCAGGAGGGACATCCAGGAGTTTCTCAAGTCCATGAGGGACAGTCGTCTGGAGACATCCACCATGAAGAAGTACCTACAACTGGTCGACCAGTACCTCCAGCATTTCGAGAACTACTCGGCCATGCGCGTCAGGAGCAACGCCGGCCTCTCCGTTCCGCTGAAGGGTATCGAACACCTGAGCAAGGAGGAAGCGCTCACCGTCATGAACTACATCGACGGCCTGCCCGGATGGAACGGATCCATCGTCCGCGGGATGATATACCTCGCGTACCAGACGATGGCCAGGCCGTCGGAGATCAGGCTCGCCAAGGTGAACGACCTGGACATCTACGGCAGACGTTTCCGCATCACGAACCCCAAGGGCAACGGAAGATACGCGGACAGCGAATGGGTCCAGCTGCTCTTCGAGGGATCAGTGGACACGCTGATCCGCTACCTTGAGGAAAGGGAGAGGTATCTCAGGAGAAACAACATCGAGAGCGACTGGCTGTTCCCCAGGCTCTACAAAGGCGATGTGGGGACATACACGCTCAAATCGGTCAACGCGAAGATGCGCAAGGTCAGTGAGGCCACCGGAATCCAGTTCACCCTCAAGACCTGGCGCGCCACCGTCGCCACATGGTTCTGCGAATACGACAGCGACCTGCTCCAGAACGTCTCGGACGAGCTCCGCCACAAGTGCGCCAAGACCACGGACATGTTCTATGCCAGGGTCAGGAAGGCGTCCAGCGGGAAGACCCTGACCAAATACTCCGCCGCAATAGACGTGAGCCGGAACCGCAGCATGGCCCACAGACGCACATGGAGGGGGCACCTATGA
- a CDS encoding ribbon-helix-helix protein, CopG family produces the protein MTKVIRITTNPSPMDLAEIDRLVEEGYARSRSDLVRCAIRDYIANHKKE, from the coding sequence ATGACCAAAGTCATCCGTATAACAACAAACCCGAGCCCTATGGACCTCGCAGAGATCGACAGGCTCGTGGAGGAGGGGTATGCGAGGAGCAGATCGGACCTCGTCCGCTGTGCTATCCGCGACTACATCGCCAACCACAAAAAGGAGTGA
- a CDS encoding recombinase family protein, whose product MVGNQDNPTVVAIYSRVSTNRQTTENQIERLRDFAKTRGMVVFDEYADVASGAKSHRPELDRMMADAKQHKFDKIIATKLDRIARSTINLLNIFQDLKRYGVEIEFLDQPIDSGSASGQLLITVLGAIAEFERELIRDRVIDGQARARNEGKKMGRRPKHLTTYQREKLLAILAENPDISQRKLAEQFDGISRATLIKLAREEGLIP is encoded by the coding sequence ATGGTTGGTAACCAGGACAATCCGACTGTGGTTGCAATATACAGCAGGGTTTCGACTAACCGCCAAACCACAGAGAACCAGATCGAAAGGCTGAGGGACTTCGCTAAAACCCGTGGAATGGTTGTTTTCGATGAATATGCAGACGTTGCATCCGGTGCAAAATCGCATCGCCCGGAACTGGATCGCATGATGGCAGATGCCAAACAACACAAGTTCGACAAGATCATCGCTACAAAGCTGGATCGCATCGCCCGTTCGACAATAAACCTCCTGAACATCTTCCAGGATCTGAAACGCTACGGCGTCGAGATCGAATTCCTGGACCAGCCCATAGACTCCGGTTCGGCTTCTGGACAGCTCCTCATAACCGTGCTTGGTGCCATCGCCGAGTTCGAACGCGAGCTCATTCGGGACCGTGTTATAGATGGGCAGGCCCGTGCCAGAAACGAAGGGAAGAAGATGGGCAGGAGGCCGAAGCATCTTACTACCTATCAGAGGGAGAAGCTGCTGGCGATACTCGCCGAGAACCCCGATATCTCCCAAAGGAAACTGGCGGAGCAGTTCGATGGGATATCTCGGGCAACCCTGATCAAACTTGCTCGGGAGGAGGGGCTGATCCCATGA
- a CDS encoding GNAT family N-acetyltransferase: MLRFVVSDILTDDAALIRREVFMDEQGFVNEFDETDDVSRHIVAYDGDSPVAVCRITPGEDGVCHLGRVAVVSDHRGRSLGSILLREAEAQASDIGQRRMVLGAQVRAKGFYERQGYVAYGEEYMDEWCPHIMMGKDLRSHR; encoded by the coding sequence ATGCTCCGTTTCGTCGTATCTGACATTCTCACCGATGATGCCGCGCTCATCCGCAGGGAGGTTTTCATGGATGAGCAGGGTTTCGTCAACGAGTTCGACGAGACGGACGATGTGTCGCGCCATATCGTCGCGTATGACGGTGACTCGCCCGTCGCCGTATGCCGCATCACCCCTGGGGAGGACGGAGTGTGCCATCTCGGCAGGGTCGCGGTCGTGTCCGATCATCGGGGCAGGTCACTGGGATCCATCCTCCTGAGGGAAGCCGAGGCGCAGGCGTCAGACATCGGTCAGCGCCGCATGGTGCTGGGTGCGCAGGTCCGTGCCAAGGGGTTCTACGAGAGGCAGGGATACGTCGCATACGGTGAGGAGTACATGGACGAGTGGTGTCCCCACATCATGATGGGGAAGGACCTCCGATCACACCGTTGA